The following DNA comes from Burkholderia sp. HI2500.
GCAACCCGCGCACGTGGTCGATCGCGCCGGGCCTCGACGACGTGTCGCTCGACGGGCGCGACCGCCTCGACTTGAGCGGCTTCGCGCTGCCCTCCTTTACCCTCGTCGAAGACGATGAGAGCGTGTGCATCGAGACCGTACAGATCCGGCTCGCGGTGCGCCGGCAAGGCGGCCATTGCACGTGGTCGATGCGCGGCGCGGACGGCACCTGGCGCGTCGCACTCGCCGACCGTGCGACGCAGGCGTACAACTTCGGCTGGTGGGACGATCGCGCGTATCACTACGTCGCCCGCGAGCGCGGCGACAAGGTGTTCGGCCTCGGCGAACGTGCGGGCGACCTCGACCGCACCGGCGCGCGCTTCGAGATGCGCAACATCGACGCGATGGGCTACAGCGCGAAGCACACCGACCCGCTGTACAAGCACATTCCGTTCTACATCACCTGGTCGCCCGCAGCGTGCCAGGGGTTCGGGCTGTTCTACGACACGCTGTCGGACTGCGCGTTCGACATGGGCCGCGAGCTCGACAACTATCACGGCCCATACCGCTATTTCGTCGCCGAGCACGGCGATCTCGACTACTACTTCATCGCGTCGCCCGACACGCCGCTCGCCGCTGCGCGGCGCTTCACGTGGCTCACCGGGCGCCCCGCGCGCACGCCGAAATGGGGGCTCGGCTATTCGGGCTCAACGATGCGCTACACCGATGCGCCGGACGCGCAGCAGCAGATGAACCAGTTCGTCGAGCAATGCGACACGCACGACATCCTGTGCGATTCGTTCCACCTGTCGTCGGGCTATACGTCGATCGGCGCGAAGCGCTACGTGTTCAACTGGAACCGCGACAAGTTTCCCGACGCGAAGGGCTTCGTGAAGCATTACCGCGACCACGGCATCCGCCTGTGCGCGAACATCAAGCCGTGCCTGCTGCGCGACCATCCCGCATTCGAAGAGGCGGCCAGGCGCGGGCTGCTGATCCGCTCGGCGTCCGGCGAGCCCGCATGGGTGCAGTTCTGGGACGAGGTCGGCGCGTATCTCGACTTCACGCAGCCCGATGCGTACCGCTGGTGGCGCGAGCAGGTCACGTCGGCGCTGCTCGACTACGGGATCGAGTCGACCTGGAACGACAACAACGAGTACGAGATCTGGTCGCCCGACGCGATCGCGCACGGTTTCGGCCAGCCGTATCCCGTGCGTGAAGCGAAGGTGCTGCAGACGATGCTGATGATGCGCGCGTCGCGCGACGCGCAGCGCGCGCATGCGCCGGCGCGGCGGCCGTTCCTCGTGTCGCGCTCCGGCGGCGCCGGCATGCAGCGCTACGTGCAGACCTGGTCCGGCGACAACTATACGTCGTGGGAAACCCTGCGCTACAACCTGAAGATGGGCCTCGGGCTCGCGCTGTCGGGCGTGTCGAACATCGGTCACGACATCGGCGGCTTCTCCGGGCCCGCGCCGTCGCCGGAACTGCTGCTGCGCTGGGTGCAGTTCGGCCTCTTCATGCCGCGCTTCAGCATCCACTCGTGGAACGACGACGGCACCGTCAACGAACCGTGGATGTACCCGGAGATCACCGCGCAGATCGCGTCGCTGATCAAGCAGCGCTACCGTCTGCTGCCCTACCTCTATCACCTGCTGTGGCTGTCGACGACGCGCTACGAACCCGTGCTGCGGCCGACCTTCGCCGATTTCCCCGGCGATGCGCGCTGCTACGACGAATGTGACGACATGATGCTCGGCGACGCGCTGCTCGTCGCGCCGGTCGTCGATCCCGGCCTGACGGCGCGCACCGTCTATCTGCCGTCGGGCGCGCGCTGGTTGTGCTGCGCGAGCGCGCAAGCGTTCAACGGCGGCGCGAGCGTGACGCTGCCCGCGCCGCTCGACACGCCGGTGATGCTGCTGCGCGAGGGCCGCGTGCTGCCGCTGAACGTCGCGGAACAGCATTTCGGCGCGCGTGCCGACACGCGCGGCTTCCTCGTTGCGCCGCGCATCGAGGACGGTGTCGCGTACGGCGAATGCGTCGAGGACGATGGCGAGACGGAAGCATGGCGCGACGGCGAATACGGGCTGTGGCGCATCGAGACCGGCCGCGAAGCGTCGGGCGCGCTCGGCGTATCGGTGCGCTGGGACGGCCGCCCGGCACGCCCGGCCGACCGCGTCGAGATCCTGTTGCCCGCGTCGCTGCACGGCACGGTCGCCGTGCGCGGCGCGCGCATCGAGCAGGATGCGCAGGACGGCGTATGGCGCCGGCTCGTCGTCGCATTCGACAGCTGAACCGCGTCACCCGCGCAAGACGGGCCGTTCACGCGGCCCGCCGCCCGCCACAGAGGAGGCGACCGAGCCTCCCGCCCCCCTTGAAAAGATGAAGAGATCTGGAGATCGTCAATGAAAGCACCCGTCAATCGCTATGCAATCCTGATTTTATCGGCTGCATCGCTCGGCACGACCGCCACCCACGCGCAGAGCAGCGTGACGCTGTACGGTGTCGTCGACGATTCGCTCGCGTACGTGAACAACCAGCAGGGCCACTCGAACGTCTACATGCGCGACGGCAACCTGTATGCGTCGAAGTTCGGGCTGCGCGGTGACGAGGATCTCGGCGGCGGCACGCATGCGATCTTCGACCTGCAGTCCGGCTTCAACCTGAACAACGGCGCGCAATCCGCCGCCGGCCTGATCTTCAATCGCCAGGCGTTCGTCGGCCTGCGCAACGATCACTACGGCACGATGACGGCCGGCCGCCAGTACACGCCCTACTTCCTGTTCGTCGGGCCGTACGCATCGAGCAGCTGGCTGACCGGCGCGACGGGCGCGCATCCGGGTGACATCGACGGCCTCGACACGACGACACGCGTGAACAACTCGGTCACCTATACGTCGCCGACCTTCGCCGGGCTGACCGCCAGCACGATGTATGCCTTCGGCGGCATTGCCGGCGCGACCGGCAAGGGCAACACGTTCAGCGCCGCGCTGCGTTATGCGAACGGGCCGATCGGCGTCGCGGCCGGCTACCTGCGCATCAACAGCTCGGGCTCGTCGGCGGGCTTCCTGAATCCGGCGACCGCCGCGTCGGGCAGCTTCGCGGTGTCGGTGCTGAACCAGGGCTACCTGACCGCGAAGGCCGTCGAGCAGGTCGCGGCGGCCGGCAACTACACGCTCGGCGACCTGACGATGGGTCTCAACTACTCGAACGTGAAGTACCTGCCCGGCAACGGCTCGGCGTTCACGGACACGGCCGTGTTCAACACCTACGGCGCGCTCGCCGCGTACCGCTTCACGCCGGTATTCTCGGTGGCCGGCGCGTTCGCGTACACGCTCGCGTCGAAGGCGAACGGCATCAACAGTGCGGCCCGCTACCAGCAGTATTCGCTGAAGGAGTCGTACAGCCTGTCGAAGCGCACGACGCTCTATGCGCTGCAGGCGTACACGCATTCGAGCGGGCAGACGCTCGGTGCGCAAGGCGCGGGCCACGTGATCGACGCGGCACCGATCGTCGGCGATTCGCAGCAGCTCACGCCGTCGACGACGCGCGGCCAGTTCGTCGGCATGGCCGGGATCGCCGTCACGTTCTGAACCCTCGCGGCAGCGCTTTCGGCGCGCTGCCCCTGCCCCGGACGACACGCGCATTTCCCGCATTCCACGCGCGCCGTCCGGGCGCCCGATAAACGTCCGCCACGGCGTTTGCCGCGCCCCGTCCGCCCGCCGGGCGAACCTCCCGGGTTTTCTCGATCCTCCCAATACCTTACAATTCGTCAGGTTCACCTCTTCTGCATGCCCCCTTCTTGCAGTCCTGACACCGCGGTACACTCGACGCACGCCGTATCAGGGTCCGACGCGCGACACGCGCGCCGGGCGGCGTCGCGCCTCGTTGCGCCCACAACTGGATGCCAGCCATGCCAGATTCCCGTCCCTCGCCCCGCACGACGTTCAAGCCGCAGGTCGTCCTGCCCGCGCTCGCGGTCATCGGCGCACTGCTCGTCGTGTGCGCACTGCACCCGAGCGAAGCCGGCGCGCTGTTCTCCGCCGGCCAGCAATGGGTCATCGCACGCTTCGACTGGTTCTACGTGCTCGCCGTCACCGGCTTCCTCGTGTTTCTCGTGCTGATCGCCGCCAGCGACTTCGGCAACATCCGGCTCGGCCCCGACGACGCCGAACCCGAATTCAGCTTCGTGTCGTGGACGGCGATGCTGTTCGCGGCCGGCATGGGCATCGGCCTGATGTATTTCGGCGTCGGCGAGCCGATGCAGCACTTCCTGAAGCCGCCGACCGTCGACCCCGGCACGCCCGCCGCCGCGCGCGAGGCGATGCTGATGACGTTCTTCCACTGGGGCTTCCACGCGTGGGCGATCTACGGGTTGATGGGGCTCGTGCTCGCGTATTTCGGCTTCCGCTACAACCTGCCGCTGACGCTGCGCTCGGGGCTGTATCCGGTGCTGCGCGAGCGCATCAACGGCTGGATCGGCCACACGGTCGACGCGTTCGCGCTGGTCGGCACGGTCGCCGGCATCGCGACGACGCTCGGCTACGGCGTGATGCAGATCAGCGCCGGCCTGCACACGGTCGTGGGCTGGGACACCAGCGGCAACGCGTTCCGCATCGGGCTGGTCGTGCTGGTCGTGCTGCTCGCGGGTGCTTCCGCCGCGAGTGGCCTCGACAAGGGCGTGCGGCGGCTGTCCGAGCTGAACCTGCTGCTCGCGTTCCTGTTGCTCGCGTTCGTGGTCGTCGCGGGACCGACGTCGTTCCTGCTGCGCGCGCTCGGCGACAACATCGGCCAGTACCTGTCGCATCTCGTCGACCTGTCGTTCCGCACCTATGCGTACGCGTCGCCGCGCGAGGAAGGCTGGTTCGGCGGCTGGACGATCCTTTATTGGGCATGGTGGGTATCGTGGTCGCCGTTCGTCGGCATGTTCATCGCGCGCATCTCGCGTGGCCGCACGATCCGTCAGTTCGTGATCGGCGTGCTGCTCGTGCCGACCGCGTTCAATCTCGTGTGGATGACCGTGTTCGGCAACAGCGCGATCTGGCTCGATACGCACGGCGCGGCCGGCGCGCTAGCGCAGACGGCCACCAACGTCGACGCGCTGCTGTTCCGCTTCTTCGATTTCCTGCCGCTGTCGCAAGGGCTGTCGATCGTCGCGATCGTGCTGATCGCGGTGTTCTTCGTCACGTCCGCCGATTCGGGCGCGTTCGTGCTCGACCAGATCGCGACGCGCGGCAACGCGCACTCGCCCGTGTGGCAACGGCTGTTCTGGGCCGCGCTGCTCGGCGTGACGGCCGCGGTGCTGCTCGTCGCCGGCGGCCTCGGCGCCTTGCAGGCAATGACGCTGATCGCCGCGCTTCCGGTGGCGATCATCATGCTCGCGCTCTGCTACGGGCTGTGGCGCGGGCTCGCGGCCGACCGCGCGCACTATTCGCAGGACATCGCGCCCGCGACGAGCTTCTGGACCGGCCAGCACTGGCGCCACCGCCTGACGCACATCCTGCGGCAGACGACCGAAGCCGAAGCGCGCCAGTTCGTCGCCGAGACGGTCGAGCCCGCGTTGCGCAAGGTCGCCGACGAGCTGCGCGCGAGCGGCGTCGATGCGAACGTGCAGCGCGACAGCGACGATGCCGTGCGGCTCACCGTGCCGACCGCCGACCACCGCGATTTCGTGTACGGCGTGCGCGTGACGGTGAAATCCGCGGCCGCGTTCCTGGTGCGCGAGGCAGCCGAGCCGGAAGCGGAACGGGCCCACGTGTACGGGATCGTCACGTTCTTCGAGGACGGGCGGCTCGGCTACGACGTCGAATACCTGCGCGGCGACGAAGTGATTGCCGATGTGCTGCGCCAGTACGAACGCTACGTGTCGCTCGCGGCTGACAAGCGCACGCATCTGCTGAGCCGCGCGCCGGGGCATGCGACGGAGGCCGAATGAACTCCGCCCTTGCCATGCCGTGGCGGTTCGCCATCCACGATGGAGCGGCACGATGACCGGACTCCTGCAAAGCCGCGCCTCCGACGTCATCGCGCTCGGCACGCTCGCCGTGCTCTATCTCAGCGGCGCCGGCATCGCGCTGTGGCGAATCCGGGCCGCGGCGCCCAGCGGCAAGGTCTACTGGATCGTCTGCGCGGCGCTGCTCGCCGGCGGCGCCATCGCGATGGGCGTCAACCTGTCGCCGGTGCCGGATACCGGGAACATGCCGCCCGGATTTGCACTCGGCGTCGAAGCCGTGCTGCTCGGTCTCGCCCTGGTCGCCGGCGGATGCGCGTGGTTGATGTTGCGCGCGCGGCGACACTGACGCGCGTGTGTCACGCGGCCCGGCTTCGTCCCGCGCGAACGGCCACGCGCGGGGCGAACCGGACGGCCCTTCGTTGACCTGCCTCGTTACCGCAACGCATTACGCGGACGGTGCCCGCGCCGTCACGAGCCAGCATGCCGCGTCGAAGCGCACATCGGCACCCTCCACGTAACGCGCGAACGCGGCACGCATCGTGTCGACCACGCGCCGCCGGGTCGCCTCGTCCACCTCCAGCAACGCCAGCCCGACCGGGCCCAGCCGCGAGATGTAGTCGTCCAGCGCGGAAGCAGGCAGCGCGCACGCCAGATCGACCGGCTCGATCACGATGTCCGCCCAGCCGCTGTCCGACAGCACCGACGCAACGCGCTGCCGGTCGCCGAACGCGAATTGCCCCGGCGCGCCGGGCCGCCGGGCGGGCAGGTTCGGCAGCAACGGCGCGGCGGCTTGCTCGGCGATCGTCATGAATGGATTGTCGGCCGCGCTGCGCCATGCGATGAACCGCATCTGCGCATTCGGCCGTGCCGCATGCCGCAGATTCTCAAAAGCACGAACCGGATCGTCGAAGAACATCACACCCAGGCGCGACACGATCAGGTCGACGCTCGCGGGCTCGAACGCGTGGGTCTGCACATCCGCGCGCACGAAACGGGCGTGAACGCCGCTGCGTTCGGCGCGCGCCTGCGCGGCGTCGATCATCCGGGCAGAGATATCGATGCCCGTGCACTGCGCGTCCGCCGCGAGCCGCCGCGCGATCGCGAGCGTGACCGCGCCCGTGCCGCAGCCGACGTCGAGCACGCTGCGCGCGGACGATGTAGCCGCTGCATCCACGAGCAACTTTTCCAGCGGCTCGAACATCCGGTCGATCGGCGCCTGCGTGTCGACCCACGCGCGCCCCGACGGGCCGTTCCAGAGCGCGGATTGTTCGTCATTGGGCAGGCTGGTTTCCATCGTCGATTCCCCTTCTGGCTCATTGATCGTGCCTCGCACTATGCTGCTTCAAGCCGGCTTGAGGTCAAGCCCCCGGGCCGTGCTCAAGCGCCCTGTCGCGCCCGGTTTTTTTCATATTTCTTACATTCGCGCTGCGTATCGTTGACGACTTTCCTACGGTGCCTCCCATGCGACGACTCCTCACGCGCGCGCTGCTCGTGCGCTGCGCTCCCCTTGCTGCCCTCGCCGCGCTGTCCGCGTGCTCGAACCACATCGATTCGCCGGCCGATCCGGCGAGCGCATCGGCCAACGTCCAGGCCGCATGGGTCGAGATCGGCGAGTCGAACCAGGCGATCGCGCGCGTCATCACGAACTACACACCCGCGTCGGCCGGCGATCCGCTGTGCCCGCAACTGACCGTCGACGGCAAGCTGTCGCGCATGGCCGTGCGCGCGGGCGCCGCTACCCTTGCCCAGCGGCCCACCGCCAGCGATCCGTCCGATTCGAAGCCGTCGAGCTTCCCGGTGTCCGTCTGCGAGATGACGCTGCCGGCCGGCGCGCAGGCGGCGAGCGTCGCGGGCCGCACGCTGCCGCTGCCGAAGGCGCAGCCGCAACGCATCGCGATCATCGCCGATACCGGCTGCCGCATGAAGAAAGCCGACAACGCGTGGCAGGCGTGCAACGACGCGACGGTGTGGCCGTTCGACACGATCGCGGCCAGCGTCGCGAAGCTGTCGCCCGACCTCGTGATGCACATCGGCGACTACCACTATCGCGAGAACGCGTGCCCGCCGGACATCGCCGGCTGTAAGGACAGCCCGTGGGGCTATGGCTGGGATACGTGGCAGGCCGACCTGTTCCGCCCGGCCGCGCCGCTGCTCGCGAAGGCGCCATGGGTCGTCGTGCGCGGCAACCACGAGGAGTGCGCGCGGGCGGGCCAGGGCTGGTTCCGCTTCCTCGATCCGCGCCCGTATTCGGCCGCGCGCTCGTGCGACGATCCGGCCAACGACAACAACGCGAACTATTCGGAACCCTATGCGGTGTCGCTCGGCGGCGGCTCGCAGGTGATCGTGTTCGACACCGCGAAGGTCGGCCGCACGCCGCTCAAGACGACCGACGCGCAATTCGGCATCTACCAGAAGCAGTTCCAGACGGTCGCCGCGCTCGCGTCGAAGGCCGGCATGACGACGACGATCTTCACGAACCACCATCCGATCCTCGCGTTCGCGCCGATCGCCGGCAGCACGCCCGCGCCGGGCAACCTCGCGCTGCAGTCGGTGATGTCGAGCCTCAACGCGCAGGCGTACTACCCGCCCGGCGTGCACGTCGCGCTGCACGGGCACGTGCACGACTTCCAGGCAATCAACTTCTCGTCCGGGCATCCCGCGACGATCGTGTCCGGCAACGGCGGCGACAATCTCGACGTCGCGCTGCCCGACCCGTTCCCGGCCGGCCTGACGCCCGCACCGGGCGCCGTGATCGAACGGCTGTCGCACAACAACAGCTTCGGCTTCCTGATCATGGAACGTCGCGCCGCCCCGGCGACCGGCT
Coding sequences within:
- a CDS encoding metallophosphoesterase family protein: MRRLLTRALLVRCAPLAALAALSACSNHIDSPADPASASANVQAAWVEIGESNQAIARVITNYTPASAGDPLCPQLTVDGKLSRMAVRAGAATLAQRPTASDPSDSKPSSFPVSVCEMTLPAGAQAASVAGRTLPLPKAQPQRIAIIADTGCRMKKADNAWQACNDATVWPFDTIAASVAKLSPDLVMHIGDYHYRENACPPDIAGCKDSPWGYGWDTWQADLFRPAAPLLAKAPWVVVRGNHEECARAGQGWFRFLDPRPYSAARSCDDPANDNNANYSEPYAVSLGGGSQVIVFDTAKVGRTPLKTTDAQFGIYQKQFQTVAALASKAGMTTTIFTNHHPILAFAPIAGSTPAPGNLALQSVMSSLNAQAYYPPGVHVALHGHVHDFQAINFSSGHPATIVSGNGGDNLDVALPDPFPAGLTPAPGAVIERLSHNNSFGFLIMERRAAPATGWVFHAYSAAGKLLASCDQSGTTLACDKTGFIAP
- a CDS encoding porin; the protein is MKAPVNRYAILILSAASLGTTATHAQSSVTLYGVVDDSLAYVNNQQGHSNVYMRDGNLYASKFGLRGDEDLGGGTHAIFDLQSGFNLNNGAQSAAGLIFNRQAFVGLRNDHYGTMTAGRQYTPYFLFVGPYASSSWLTGATGAHPGDIDGLDTTTRVNNSVTYTSPTFAGLTASTMYAFGGIAGATGKGNTFSAALRYANGPIGVAAGYLRINSSGSSAGFLNPATAASGSFAVSVLNQGYLTAKAVEQVAAAGNYTLGDLTMGLNYSNVKYLPGNGSAFTDTAVFNTYGALAAYRFTPVFSVAGAFAYTLASKANGINSAARYQQYSLKESYSLSKRTTLYALQAYTHSSGQTLGAQGAGHVIDAAPIVGDSQQLTPSTTRGQFVGMAGIAVTF
- a CDS encoding BCCT family transporter, producing the protein MPDSRPSPRTTFKPQVVLPALAVIGALLVVCALHPSEAGALFSAGQQWVIARFDWFYVLAVTGFLVFLVLIAASDFGNIRLGPDDAEPEFSFVSWTAMLFAAGMGIGLMYFGVGEPMQHFLKPPTVDPGTPAAAREAMLMTFFHWGFHAWAIYGLMGLVLAYFGFRYNLPLTLRSGLYPVLRERINGWIGHTVDAFALVGTVAGIATTLGYGVMQISAGLHTVVGWDTSGNAFRIGLVVLVVLLAGASAASGLDKGVRRLSELNLLLAFLLLAFVVVAGPTSFLLRALGDNIGQYLSHLVDLSFRTYAYASPREEGWFGGWTILYWAWWVSWSPFVGMFIARISRGRTIRQFVIGVLLVPTAFNLVWMTVFGNSAIWLDTHGAAGALAQTATNVDALLFRFFDFLPLSQGLSIVAIVLIAVFFVTSADSGAFVLDQIATRGNAHSPVWQRLFWAALLGVTAAVLLVAGGLGALQAMTLIAALPVAIIMLALCYGLWRGLAADRAHYSQDIAPATSFWTGQHWRHRLTHILRQTTEAEARQFVAETVEPALRKVADELRASGVDANVQRDSDDAVRLTVPTADHRDFVYGVRVTVKSAAAFLVREAAEPEAERAHVYGIVTFFEDGRLGYDVEYLRGDEVIADVLRQYERYVSLAADKRTHLLSRAPGHATEAE
- a CDS encoding class I SAM-dependent methyltransferase, with amino-acid sequence METSLPNDEQSALWNGPSGRAWVDTQAPIDRMFEPLEKLLVDAAATSSARSVLDVGCGTGAVTLAIARRLAADAQCTGIDISARMIDAAQARAERSGVHARFVRADVQTHAFEPASVDLIVSRLGVMFFDDPVRAFENLRHAARPNAQMRFIAWRSAADNPFMTIAEQAAAPLLPNLPARRPGAPGQFAFGDRQRVASVLSDSGWADIVIEPVDLACALPASALDDYISRLGPVGLALLEVDEATRRRVVDTMRAAFARYVEGADVRFDAACWLVTARAPSA
- a CDS encoding glycoside hydrolase family 31 protein, coding for MTSLLHPPVFRVAGQHANRVLLASEAGATVEIFVLEDDIVRVRVLPDATARNPRTWSIAPGLDDVSLDGRDRLDLSGFALPSFTLVEDDESVCIETVQIRLAVRRQGGHCTWSMRGADGTWRVALADRATQAYNFGWWDDRAYHYVARERGDKVFGLGERAGDLDRTGARFEMRNIDAMGYSAKHTDPLYKHIPFYITWSPAACQGFGLFYDTLSDCAFDMGRELDNYHGPYRYFVAEHGDLDYYFIASPDTPLAAARRFTWLTGRPARTPKWGLGYSGSTMRYTDAPDAQQQMNQFVEQCDTHDILCDSFHLSSGYTSIGAKRYVFNWNRDKFPDAKGFVKHYRDHGIRLCANIKPCLLRDHPAFEEAARRGLLIRSASGEPAWVQFWDEVGAYLDFTQPDAYRWWREQVTSALLDYGIESTWNDNNEYEIWSPDAIAHGFGQPYPVREAKVLQTMLMMRASRDAQRAHAPARRPFLVSRSGGAGMQRYVQTWSGDNYTSWETLRYNLKMGLGLALSGVSNIGHDIGGFSGPAPSPELLLRWVQFGLFMPRFSIHSWNDDGTVNEPWMYPEITAQIASLIKQRYRLLPYLYHLLWLSTTRYEPVLRPTFADFPGDARCYDECDDMMLGDALLVAPVVDPGLTARTVYLPSGARWLCCASAQAFNGGASVTLPAPLDTPVMLLREGRVLPLNVAEQHFGARADTRGFLVAPRIEDGVAYGECVEDDGETEAWRDGEYGLWRIETGREASGALGVSVRWDGRPARPADRVEILLPASLHGTVAVRGARIEQDAQDGVWRRLVVAFDS